The DNA sequence ggaaatcgagatacgccttcaCGTTAAAGGAACGACGATATCTGATTAAACGTGGAATGCATGCTTTCCTTTCGACCTTAAGGGTTCTTCGAGTGTGGACTTGGTACTTTTGGTCATCGGCTAATTCATATCAAGGTTCTCGGATGGGGTGATTCAATGGAAAAGTGAAATAGGTTTCAATAGAGGGGAACGATTCGAATTCGATGGGGGACCCCCCAGACCCCCTGGTGGTGGGAGGCCAGGCCCCccctagcaaaatgacctagctacgcctatgctcTTCGATCGGGTAACCCTCAatcttcaatgtaaaagtttcaagtacATTCACTAGGATATCTTGCGCTTAGCTGAGAACTATGTCTGCATGCTAAGgaataagttattttttttgtaagtctGCCTTTTTTCTCTGGACAATAcgctcatttaaaaatatatatatgcATTTCTCATGCTTAATAGTCTGCAGAACGAAGACTGcaggttgatttttttaaaagaatctttTCAGTGctcttttccttagcatagcagtaaTGCCATgatgggatttatttttcaaatccaatactagtatgagtaaatgaaacaaattgaaaaatcatttgcttTCGCCAATGCATGTGTCGTTTAAGAAGACGTTTatatttcgccaattttttttccaacacattttaagtttttttgtgatttcattcGTGTTATGATACTATCCTAGCCtggttcttataaaaaaaaaaagctgaaccagatcaaaaattgatgaaaatagaggagtttttacaaaaaccgaaaaatgcgCGCGCTTTCTCTTTTAGGgcaaattatttgagttttttccacggaaaaaggcctggataaattttcattttggcctggaaaacctggaaaagtcagggattttttttttccaaaattggctGGGAACCCTGtcacctttctcctcatttttctcctctctctcctcCTTCATATTCcttaccttctttttttctttcttttttttctgctcctcTCTCTCTACTACTTTATCTTTcgcttcctcctcttctccaaCAGATTAAATctcgatcaattgataaattatttttacgcAAAATCAATGGCAAATCTTTGGACGCTCGTCATtacaaaatttctaaatttatatttgagaaaggagcattttagccccaaaatcaAAATCGTATTGATGAAAAAGCTAAGATGCTCTAATTCATGTGttctgatattttatttgttaatcaTCTGTGTTTTTCTAGGCATATAATTATTTGTCTCCTGAAATATATTATAGAAATCAATAAGATGAATGAATAAGTTATAGAAATCGTGAGAATGGTCAAATACTATAAGTCAAAGATGTATTCATCTGAAAAAGGTGCTACCAGGGGTCATGAAACATCAAATAGACTGAAGTATCGACCCCTGTGTATTACTACCAAAACTAGCACCAATTTTGTCGGCGTTTAGCCGAGGGTgaaaccctcgtttccaccgtccaccacgaggaggaaccgacatcagacggcaacgCCCTGGTCCGCAACGACAAgttctgggcgcaccctcactcacaacagtgaacaattcgccaatgaccgaatgcagggaactcctctaccaccgtgcgatccagcagtgagacaacaaactcgtagctggatactctctacagagatagagattgctgaaactttgtccggcttgttcggcccaggagaacagaataccctgagccacgagaccccgggactctcgtgaagtattcggctcgtcctgcatcaaaacctacttcaatctgcaacatcgcctcaaccaccagcccgtttgagaggtgtccgaccctccggttccgactttgcctggtctaaagtgtcccgggggggatgacggctttagacttaatgcgcaagcatcggcagataccggaggttgaccagtacaggattgccaggcttcgatcggtcacccctgcaattggtcactgacgaatcgcgcaaagtcggtcacagatcgggattttcagaccactgtgtaccggttgatccttgcacctcgcggttcaaggatatggcctaactactatcagtggtcctctgaagatcatctttcccctcatgttcctaaggttccgcttgatctcttccgtaagccagggatatgggctaacaaccaaggtaataacgtaccaaggttccgcttgatccaaggctgcaatggatatggcctaacatccaaggtgtaaacagccctgctgcgcgcgaagcagggcaccgaggaagtggttgatccatgcccgagcgtattagggatatgggctaacaaccaaggtaataacgtaccaaggatgcgcttgatcctaaattgctcgttacgatgtgtgaagagatatgggctaacaaccagaggcgagggagggtgcagaatcacaacagtttgccggcgtttggcacgggtcagagacccgtcccaggtccaccacgaggaggctccggcaccagacccttttctctctcttctcacgtttcctctcgcttttcctctcgcttttcttctcgcttttcttctcgcttttcttctcgcttttcctctcgctttccttctcgctttccttctcgctttccttctcgctttccttctcgctttccttctcgctttccttctcgctttccttctcgctttccttctcgctttccttctcgcgctttccttctcgcgctttccttctcgcgctttccttctcgcgctttccttctcgcgctttccttctcaatttccttctcaatttccctctcactgttttactgtgtgctttcactgttttattctcttttatgttctctctattcttctcttcctcttctcccatgtctcttcttttctctcctctcttctctcttttcttcctgttctttctcgtatcttcttcttcctcctctttctcttctccctctcctcaaaatttgattttaccctatacgaagaggtactttcacgaatgagccgtaaatagtagttttttttatcgtagaataTAGTCTATTTGATCCCCAGGGAATCAAGTAGCCAGTAATAGACTTCTGACAGTGCTTCAGAAGACAAACGCACACTCCATCACCGAGACAGAGAATTGACGAAGGAAGTGATTCGGTCACTTCATTCGAAATtaggaaaagtctcaaaatggtgagcaatagaaaaatgttgaacatcttatttataatcaagaatctcattcctagacaaaagtcctgaggacagaagaacttgcgatcccagtggcgtggcgtgaattgcgatatatcgattgttatgccatttaaatccatggcaAAAAaccaattattaaggtgttcgctacgaacaccctgtttatcgatccttttccataggtttaaatggccgataaatcgatatatcgcaaagcacgccacgccactgcacgagccgtccatttttcatcatttattccggtagaaataacgttgaatcaataagaaactcaatgaaacacaactacaccgaaacacactcgttcatcatatgtatgaactgatattaatcaaaattaatcatttattgtctcaaactgtgttttttgctaagtcctgacgacggctgaggccgaaaagcttcgactattaagttcctgaatttcaagttaacgtgagttaacagtttattttaacccatagcactggctacccaacaaaccaaaaattacacaaaaactactaccataatgttgtaaatcaacactttcaatacaaattgtcattgaaagagcaaaattgaccaagacggattataaatattagtcgtaaaacagtaacctcaggcggaatt is a window from the Bemisia tabaci chromosome 5, PGI_BMITA_v3 genome containing:
- the LOC109036105 gene encoding uncharacterized protein, with amino-acid sequence MGEEEEKNRENIKENKTVKAHSKTVRGKLRRKLRRKAREGKREKESARRKAREGKREKESEKESEKESEKESEKESEKESEKESEKESEKESERKSEKKSEKKSEKKSERKSERKREKREKRVWCRSLLVVDLGRVSDPCQTPANCCDSAPSLASGC